From Lolium perenne isolate Kyuss_39 chromosome 5, Kyuss_2.0, whole genome shotgun sequence, a single genomic window includes:
- the LOC139831755 gene encoding uncharacterized protein: MVDNDVEFFYKNFIDTSSDDESEDDFLTEATLLIHEHNVAQIPVYRGSLPGRAPALDRKRESSDELLFHNYFHYHKPLFTLALFRRRFRMSRPLFNWIMDGVEVYDDYFIAKQDAVVKVGMSSYQKCTAAIRMLAYGVAGDYVDERVQLLGSDTQVVQL; this comes from the coding sequence atggtGGACAACGACGTCGAGTTCTTCTacaagaacttcatcgacacgtccTCAGACGACGAGTCCGAGGACGACTTTCTCACGGAGGCTACGTTGCTCATCCACGAGCACAATGTTGCGCAGATCCCCGTGTACCGGGGGTCCTTGCCAGGGCGCGCGCCggccttggaccgcaaaagagaaaGCAGCGACGAATTGCTCTTCCACAACTACTTCCACTACCACAAGCCATTGTTCACGCTGGCCTTGTTTCGCCGCCGTTTTCGGATGTCCAGACCGTTGTTCAACTGGATAATGGATGGCGTCGAGGTCTACGACGACTACTTCATCGCCAAACAGGATGCAGTTGTCAAGGTAGGCATGTCTTCATATCAGAAATGCAcggcagcgattaggatgctAGCATATGGTGTTGCCGGTGATTACGTAGATGAGCGAGTCCAGCTGCTTGGAAGCGATACACAGGTTGTGCAGCTTTGA